From one Flavobacterium kingsejongi genomic stretch:
- a CDS encoding SMI1/KNR4 family protein, whose amino-acid sequence MTLPELEKIETHFDFQYPALYRQLSQDDMLYNGVLAPNWYEVEYPKYRLNPPLLLFGNDFELLYPDTIVAKINSFSDPDEWEISSDYRFIPFGSSGGGDLYCFYLNGQQGDDIPVVFVSFYSSEVTYLAKNLQDFIFRNMLEAVTDPYLEDVSEANFMQDIRNMLHTHSKYLSPKQQEIVSGIYARALFSYEHQIQPNGKTFTYRGLLTYDELATIVHAEIAFPELDQEFYAEE is encoded by the coding sequence CCTTTACCGGCAGCTGAGTCAGGACGATATGCTGTATAACGGCGTTTTGGCGCCCAATTGGTATGAGGTTGAATATCCAAAATACCGCCTCAATCCACCACTGCTCCTATTTGGAAATGATTTTGAACTGCTCTATCCTGATACTATAGTCGCCAAGATTAATTCCTTTTCCGATCCGGATGAATGGGAAATCAGCAGTGACTATCGTTTTATTCCTTTTGGTAGTTCTGGTGGTGGCGACCTGTATTGTTTTTACCTCAATGGTCAACAAGGAGATGATATTCCTGTAGTATTCGTTTCCTTTTACAGCAGTGAAGTCACCTATCTGGCAAAGAATCTACAGGATTTTATTTTCAGGAATATGCTGGAAGCCGTCACCGATCCTTATTTAGAAGATGTTTCGGAAGCCAACTTTATGCAGGACATCCGGAATATGCTACACACGCATTCCAAGTACCTAAGCCCAAAACAACAGGAAATCGTTAGTGGAATTTACGCCAGGGCTTTATTCTCCTACGAACATCAAATACAACCCAACGGTAAAACATTTACCTACCGCGGCCTGCTTACCTATGATGAATTGGCCACTATAGTACACGCTGAAATTGCCTTCCCGGAACTGGATCAGGAGTTTTATGCTGAGGAATAG